The window ACGCTGCCGGGGAGTCATGGCGGAGTCCCCTGCGCTTCCTGCCACTTCAGCTCGCGCGGCAGTGAAAAGACCACCTCCTCGCTGCGCCCGGCACGCTCTTCGACACTGTCGGCCCCCAGCGCCAGCAGCCGGTCGATCAGTTGTCGCACCAGCACGTCGGGCGCCGAGGCGCCGGCGGTGACCCCGACCTTGCGGCACCCCCGCAACCAGTCCGGTTGCAGCGCGCCGGCGTTCTCGATCAGGTAGGCGGCCACCCCCATGCGTTGCGCCAACTCCTGCAAACGGTTGGAGTTGGAGCTGTTGGGCGAACCGATCACCAGCAGCAGGTCGACCTCCTGCGCCAGTGCCCGCACCGCATCCTGCCGGTTCTGGGTGGCGTAGCAGATGTCCTCCTTGCGCGGTCCGCCAATCAGCGGATAACGCGCCCGCAGCGCAGCGACGATGCGGGCGGTGTCATCGAGCGACAGCGTGGTCTGGGTCGCATAGGCAAGCCGTGCCGGATCGCGCACCTGCAGCCGTTCGACATCCGCCAAAGATTCGACCAGATGAATGGCGCCGCCCAAGGTCAGATCATACTGCCCCATGGTGCCCTCCACCTCGGGGTGGCCGGCATGACCGATCAGCACACAGTCGATGCCGCGCTGGCTCAGACGGGCCACCTCCATGTGCACCTTGGTCACCAGTGGACAGGTGGCATCGAACAGCCGCAGCCGGCGCGCTTCGGCCGCCTGTCGCACCGCCCGCGACACGCCATGGGCGCTGAAGATGGCGGTGGCGCCTTCAGGAATCTCCTCGACCTCTTCGACGAAGATTGCCCCACGTTCGCGCAGAGTGTCGACGACATGACGGTTGTGCACCACCTCATGGCGAACATAGATCGGCGTGCCGAACAGATCGAGCGCCCGGTTGACGATCTCGATCGCCCGGTCGACACCGGCACAGAAGCCGCGCGGGTTGGCCAGC of the Pseudomonadales bacterium genome contains:
- the ispH gene encoding 4-hydroxy-3-methylbut-2-enyl diphosphate reductase, which encodes MKVLLANPRGFCAGVDRAIEIVNRALDLFGTPIYVRHEVVHNRHVVDTLRERGAIFVEEVEEIPEGATAIFSAHGVSRAVRQAAEARRLRLFDATCPLVTKVHMEVARLSQRGIDCVLIGHAGHPEVEGTMGQYDLTLGGAIHLVESLADVERLQVRDPARLAYATQTTLSLDDTARIVAALRARYPLIGGPRKEDICYATQNRQDAVRALAQEVDLLLVIGSPNSSNSNRLQELAQRMGVAAYLIENAGALQPDWLRGCRKVGVTAGASAPDVLVRQLIDRLLALGADSVEERAGRSEEVVFSLPRELKWQEAQGTPP